The following proteins come from a genomic window of Lolium rigidum isolate FL_2022 chromosome 5, APGP_CSIRO_Lrig_0.1, whole genome shotgun sequence:
- the LOC124653214 gene encoding serine/threonine-protein kinase-like protein CR4, whose product MDIVLALALCCCLILLPSCSYGLGSMGSISVSYGEDGPVFCGLSSDGSHLVACSGADASVVYGAPVRIPFLGLTAGDGFACGLLLDTRQPYCWGSNSYVKIGVPQPMVEGAMYSELSAGDNHLCALRMPDKGTPRGATPDTSLIDCWGYNMTATHAVAGAVSTISAGSVFNCGLFARNRTVFCWGDETVSGVIGLAPSNVKFQSIGAGGYHVCGVLENAQVFCWGRSLEMQQASPNGAIGAGDVSIVPMDAMVSVVGGRFHACGIRSLDHQVACWGFQLQNSTAAPKGLRLYAIVAGDYFTCGVPAETSLKPRCWGNSGPLALPMAVSPGICVSEACSPGYYEHVEHGEVGGSKVCKPGNSRLCLPCSTGCPDDSYESSPCNGTADRVCQFDCSSCASDECASFCTSQKRTKNHKFMAFQMRVFVAEIAFAIVLVFTVTAIACLYVRHKLRDCRCSKSQLRMVKGTTYSFRKDNTKIQPDVEDLKIRRAQEFSYGELEQATGGFSQDSQVGKGSFSCVFKGILRDGTVVAVKRAIKVSDAKKSSKEFHTELDLLSRLNHAHLLDLLGYCEDGSERLLVYEFMAHGSLYQHLHGKDSNLKKQLNWTRRVTIAVQAARGIEYLHGYACPPVIHRDIKSSNILIDEDHNARVADFGLSIMGPVDSGTPLSELPAGTLGYLDPEYYRLHYLTTKSDVYSFGVVLLEILSGRKAIDMQLEEGNIVEWAAPLIKAGDISGILDPALSPPSDLEALKKIAAVACKCVRMRGKDRPSMDKVTTSLERALALLMGSPCIEQPILPTEVVLGSNRMNKKVSQRSSNQSCSENELVDGDDQRIEYRAPSWITFPSVTSSQRRKSSASEADLDGRTTTDGRNVGSSIGDGLRSLEEEIGPASPQEDLYLQHNF is encoded by the coding sequence ATGGACATTGTGCTAGCGCTCGCGCTGTGCTGCTGCCTAATCTTGCTGCCAAGCTGTTCCTATGGCCTCGGCTCCATGGGATCCATCTCGGTGTCCTACGGCGAGGACGGCCCGGTGTTCTGCGGCCTCAGCTCCGACGGCTCCCACCTGGTCGCATGCTCCGGCGCGGACGCCTCCGTCGTGTACGGTGCTCCCGTCAGGATCCCCTTCCTCGGCCTCACAGCTGGGGACGGGTTCGCGTGCGGTCTCCTGCTTGACACCAGACAGCCTTACTGCTGGGGGAGCAACTCCTATGTCAAGATTGGGGTGCCGCAGCCCATGGTCGAGGGCGCCATGTACTCTGAGCTCAGTGCTGGGGACAACCACCTCTGTGCGCTGCGAATGCCTGACAAGGGGACTCCTCGCGGTGCTACCCCTGATACATCACTCATTGATTGCTGGGGTTACAACATGACTGCCACACATGCTGTCGCCGGAGCCGTGTCGACCATATCGGCGGGTTCGGTGTTCAATTGTGGCTTGTTTGCGCGGAACAGGACGGTGTTCTGCTGGGGTGATGAAACGGTGAGTGGTGTGATTGGGCTGGCGCCGAGTAATGTGAAGTTCCAGTCCATTGGAGCAGGCGGTTACCATGTTTGTGGGGTGCTGGAGAATGCGCAAGTCTTCTGCTGGGGAAGGAGCTTGGAGATGCAGCAGGCGTCACCAAACGGTGCTATCGGTGCAGGCGACGTGAGCATAGTGCCGATGGATGCAATGGTCTCTGTCGTCGGTGGGCGGTTCCATGCTTGTGGCATCAGGAGCCTTGATCACCAAGTAGCTTGCTGGGGCTTCCAACTTCAGAACAGCACGGCAGCGCCCAAAGGTCTCAGGTTGTATGCAATAGTAGCTGGAGATTACTTCACTTGTGGGGTGCCTGCTGAGACATCGCTCAAGCCAAGGTGCTGGGGCAATAGTGGGCCATTGGCACTGCCAATGGCGGTATCCCCTGGGATTTGTGTATCTGAGGCATGCAGCCCCGGGTACTATGAGCATGTGGAGCACGGTGAGGTTGGCGGCAGCAAGGTGTGCAAGCCTGGAAACTCTAGACTCTGTTTGCCATGCAGTACTGGCTGCCCAGATGACTCGTATGAGTCATCACCTTGCAATGGCACGGCTGACCGTGTGTGCCAGTTTGATTGCTCGAGTTGTGCCTCCGATGAGTGCGCGTCATTCTGCACATCTCAGAAGCGGACCAAGAACCATAAGTTCATGGCTTTTCAGATGCGCGTTTTTGTGGCAGAGATTGCATTTGCTATCGTACTGGTTTTCACTGTGACTGCCATTGCTTGTCTATATGTCCGGCACAAGCTTCGAGATTGCCGATGTTCAAAGAGCCAGCTGAGGATGGTAAAGGGTACAACATACTCTTTTCGAAAGGATAATACGAAAATCCAACCTGACGTGGAAGATCTGAAGATCAGGAGAGCTCAAGAATTTTCCTACGGAGAGTTAGAACAAGCAACCGGTGGCTTCTCGCAGGATTCACAAGTCGGCAAAGGCAGCTTTTCATGTGTATTCAAGGGCATCCTGAGAGATGGGACAGTCGTTGCAGTGAAGCGTGCTATAAAAGTATCGGATGCAAAGAAAAGCTCAAAGGAGTTCCATACTGAACTTGACCTCCTCTCCAGGCTCAACCATGCACATTTGCTTGATCTGCTTGGTTACTGTGAGGACGGCAGTGAGAGACTCTTGGTTTATGAGTTCATGGCTCATGGATCCCTGTACCAGCATCTGCATGGCAAGGATTCAAACTTAAAGAAGCAACTGAATTGGACCAGGCGGGTTACCATTGCTGTCCAGGCTGCTCGGGGAATCGAGTACTTGCATGGTTATGCTTGTCCACCCGTTATTCACCGAGACATTAAGTCCTCAAACATATTGATTGATGAGGATCACAATGCGCGTGTTGCCGACTTTGGTCTGTCTATAATGGGCCCTGTAGATAGCGGCACTCCACTCTCTGAGCTGCCAGCAGGGACACTTGGCTACCTTGACCCTGAGTACTACCGTCTCCATTACTTGACAACAAAGTCCGATGTCTACAGCTTTGGAGTTGTTCTTCTGGAAATCCTAAGTGGCAGGAAAGCCATTGACATGCAGCTTGAGGAAGGGAATATTGTTGAATGGGCAGCCCCTTTGATCAAAGCTGGGGACATTTCTGGCATCCTTGATCCAGCCTTATCTCCTCCCTCTGACCTGGAGGCTCTCAAGAAGATCGCAGCTGTTGCATGCAAGTGTGTCAGAATGCGAGGCAAAGACCGGCCTTCCATGGACAAGGTGACAACATCTCTAGAGCGTGCACTTGCGCTCCTGATGGGTAGCCCATGCATTGAGCAGCCCATTCTGCCAACTGAAGTTGTTCTTGGGAGTAACCGAATGAACAAGAAAGTATCACAGAGGTCATCTAACCAGTCATGCTCAGAAAACGAGCTTGTTGACGGGGATGACCAGCGGATTGAGTACAGGGCACCATCTTGGATAACGTTTCCAAGTGTGACCTCATCGCAAAGGAGGAAATCATCAGCATCAGAAGCTGACCTGGATGGTCGAACGACCACAGATGGGAGGAATGTCGGGAGCAGCATAGGAGATGGTCTGCGGTCACTGGAGGAAGAGATCGGGCCAGCCTCACCGCAGGAGGACCTATACTTGCAACACAACTTCTGA